The proteins below come from a single Ruegeria sp. THAF33 genomic window:
- a CDS encoding PAS domain-containing protein: MKTFFGIGSGSEFGKIVAMDRFDSGRSLSPIRQAEAYWTALLSGDSVPMRSQIDPRGLENVLEYTFILERIAPGLARFRLAGSHLNALAGMEVRGMPLTAFFQPDARAQTKDVLEQVFASPAVAELSLNSGGVLGRTRMQARMILLPLKSDLGDVSRVLGVMIADGAIGKTPRRFSLADTRIKPVSEIKVPAPTLRRPVEGFAEEQREFKRSAGHLHLVVSRDD; encoded by the coding sequence ATGAAAACCTTTTTCGGGATAGGTTCCGGGTCAGAATTTGGAAAGATCGTCGCAATGGATCGCTTTGACAGTGGGCGCAGCCTATCGCCGATCCGCCAGGCCGAGGCGTATTGGACCGCATTGTTGAGCGGCGACAGCGTGCCCATGCGGTCTCAAATCGACCCGCGCGGTCTTGAGAATGTTCTTGAATATACGTTCATCCTGGAACGCATCGCACCCGGCCTGGCCCGATTTCGTCTGGCAGGCAGCCATCTGAACGCGCTTGCAGGGATGGAAGTGCGAGGGATGCCGTTGACCGCGTTCTTTCAACCGGATGCCCGTGCGCAAACCAAGGATGTTCTGGAACAGGTATTTGCATCCCCCGCTGTTGCCGAATTGAGTCTGAACTCGGGCGGGGTGTTGGGACGTACCCGGATGCAGGCCCGGATGATCCTTTTGCCACTGAAAAGCGACCTTGGGGATGTCAGTCGTGTTTTGGGGGTCATGATCGCCGATGGCGCAATCGGCAAGACACCGCGCCGGTTTTCACTGGCCGATACGCGGATCAAACCGGTTTCTGAAATTAAGGTGCCCGCGCCCACTCTGCGCCGTCCTGTGGAAGGTTTTGCCGAGGAACAACGCGAATTCAAACGCTCTGCCGGCCATCTTCATCTGGTGGTGTCACGCGACGATTGA